GTAGCTACGACGGATATGAATCCGATATTAATTAAACCAAGTGGTGTAACACAATCTCAAATCGTTGTGCATGGAAAGCCTTTTAAAAATATGAAGGCAGGAGAATATCGACAGAGTTTCTATGAACAGGGGCTTTCAATCATTCAAGAATCATATAGTCGTTTAGCAAGTGAATATGAAAGAATTGTGATTGAAGGAGCTGGGAGTCCAGCAGAAGTTAATTTGAACGATCGTGAGCTTGTGAATATGCGTGTCGCAAAAATTGCGAATGCCCCTGTTATTTTAGTTGGAGATATCGAAAAAGGCGGGGTTTTTGCAAGCTTAGTAGGTACATTGCAGCTTTTAGAACCAGAAGATAAAAATCGAGTTATCGGCGTCATTATTAATAAGTTTAGAGGTGACGTTTCCTTACTTCAGCCAGGACTTTCTTGGTTTGAAGACTATACAGGTGTTCCAATTTTAGGTGTTGTCCCATATATAGACAATCTATCCATTGAAGCAGAGGATTCAGTCATCTTAGATCAATATACTTCAATTAAAAATACAGCAAAAGATATTGATATAGCGGTAATACGCCTTCCATTTATATCTAATTTCACAGATGTCGATCCTTTCTTTGCAGAACAAGATTGTTCTGTTCGTTATGTCAAAAAGGTAGAAGAAATCGGACAACCAGATCTTCTTATATTACCAGGTAGTAAAAATACGATTGAAGATATGATGTTTCTTCACCAATCAGGACTAGCAAATAGGATTCATCATTTAATGATTAACAACGAGACAGTGTTATTTGGCATTTGCGGTGGTTATCAAATGTTAGGCAATCAAAT
Above is a genomic segment from Lysinibacillus sp. PLM2 containing:
- the cobQ gene encoding cobyric acid synthase: MGKVIPLMIQGTHSDAGKSSIVAALCRIFHQDGYKTAPFKSQNMALNSYITVDGKEIGRAQGVQAEAAGIVATTDMNPILIKPSGVTQSQIVVHGKPFKNMKAGEYRQSFYEQGLSIIQESYSRLASEYERIVIEGAGSPAEVNLNDRELVNMRVAKIANAPVILVGDIEKGGVFASLVGTLQLLEPEDKNRVIGVIINKFRGDVSLLQPGLSWFEDYTGVPILGVVPYIDNLSIEAEDSVILDQYTSIKNTAKDIDIAVIRLPFISNFTDVDPFFAEQDCSVRYVKKVEEIGQPDLLILPGSKNTIEDMMFLHQSGLANRIHHLMINNETVLFGICGGYQMLGNQITDPAGVESSYQMIEGLGLIPMRTIMAKDKTTVRSEGIAMIGKERIHVEGYEIHMGQSTFQKDYIPLVQLSNCYDGTVTSDKKIFGTYLHGIFHNDAFRETILNEIRLKKGLAPIQNRASFNHKREEAFDKLSQVVRENIQLKRIYDLMEEFQKEC